One Sphingomonas endolithica DNA segment encodes these proteins:
- a CDS encoding TonB-dependent receptor: MRRSSLVLIALLGTPAMAAAQQAPIAPAPPAPQASDAPAGEEGEGEDIVVQGQRPPGSVAGDIPPEQTLSPADIRSYGVSSIGDLLSELAPQTTSGRGGQPVVLLNGRRISGFGEIRDIPTEAILRVDILPEEVALKFGYRADQKVVNFVLRRRFRSIAVEAAARLATEGGRDTPEGKLDLLNIQAATRLTLHGEYQRSSALTENERNIPFGTGTGSGASTSDQRAFRTLLGEAETFSANAVYARNVFGNVAATVNGSVEHSNGLGLNGLPTVTLGAVDLTALEQRNSAWTSHLGTTFNGDAGRWRWSLTGNYDRVESKSVNEQEGGTATPGIFANRGRSTSSTGNIDLLFAGSVFDLPAGAVATSVRVGASTSDFGSRADRFGAVQRGQVSRDIVNGQLNVDVPLTSRSKDVLGAIGTLSANFNLGLDQLSDFGTLTTLGYGLNWTPIPALRLLASFTDEEQAPTAQQIGNPVIETPNVRVFDFVTGQNALVTRISGGNPLIDANTRHVKSFSGTLKPWSEKDITFTANYTSTRIDDPIASFPGPTAAIEAAFPQRFLRGTPTAEFPAGQLLQIDARPINFAESSRSQLRWGVNFSQPLKSKVQKELEAFRAGTGPNPFAGLERPGGRRGGDGATGERPAGGGDGARPAGGDRPPGEGRRGGFGGGRGGGGGFGGGGRGGGGGRLNFALYHTWHLTDRVTVADGGPKLDLLKGDTLGGGGGQSRHEIEVQAGYSDNGLGARLSGNWMSSTEVNGGTLAAPESLKFGGLATVNLRLFADLGQRLEWVKKAPWLRGMRVSLSVDNIANTRQRVTDGDGGTPIAYAPDYLDPLGRTVRLSVRKLFF, from the coding sequence ATGCGCCGTTCCTCTCTCGTCCTCATCGCGCTGCTCGGCACGCCGGCAATGGCCGCAGCCCAGCAGGCGCCGATCGCTCCCGCGCCGCCCGCGCCCCAGGCATCCGATGCGCCGGCAGGCGAGGAAGGCGAGGGCGAGGACATCGTCGTGCAGGGCCAGCGTCCGCCGGGATCGGTGGCTGGCGACATTCCGCCGGAGCAGACGCTGAGCCCCGCCGACATCCGTTCCTACGGCGTCAGCTCGATCGGCGACCTGTTGAGCGAGCTCGCCCCCCAGACGACCAGCGGACGCGGTGGCCAGCCGGTCGTGCTGCTCAACGGGCGGCGCATATCGGGCTTCGGCGAGATTCGCGACATCCCGACCGAGGCAATCCTGCGCGTCGACATCTTGCCCGAGGAAGTCGCGCTGAAATTCGGCTATCGCGCCGATCAGAAAGTGGTCAATTTCGTGCTGCGTCGCCGCTTCCGCTCGATCGCAGTGGAGGCGGCAGCCCGGCTGGCGACCGAAGGCGGCCGCGATACCCCCGAGGGCAAGCTCGACCTGCTCAACATCCAGGCCGCCACGCGGCTGACGCTGCACGGCGAGTATCAGCGCAGCTCGGCGCTGACCGAAAATGAGCGCAATATCCCCTTCGGCACCGGCACCGGCAGTGGCGCCAGTACGAGCGACCAGCGCGCGTTTCGCACCTTGCTGGGCGAAGCCGAGACCTTTTCCGCCAATGCGGTGTATGCGCGCAACGTGTTCGGCAACGTCGCTGCGACGGTGAATGGCAGTGTCGAGCACAGCAATGGCCTGGGGCTCAACGGCTTGCCGACCGTCACGTTGGGCGCGGTCGACCTGACCGCGCTCGAACAGCGCAACTCGGCCTGGACCAGCCATCTCGGCACGACCTTCAACGGCGATGCCGGGCGCTGGCGCTGGTCGCTCACTGGCAATTACGACCGTGTCGAGTCGAAAAGCGTCAACGAGCAGGAAGGCGGCACCGCGACGCCCGGCATCTTCGCCAACCGCGGGCGCTCGACGTCGAGCACCGGCAATATCGACCTGCTGTTCGCCGGCAGCGTGTTCGATCTGCCGGCCGGCGCGGTCGCCACCAGCGTGCGCGTCGGCGCATCGACCAGCGACTTCGGCAGCCGCGCGGACCGCTTCGGCGCAGTACAACGCGGTCAGGTCTCGCGCGACATCGTCAACGGGCAGCTCAACGTGGATGTGCCACTGACCAGCCGTTCGAAGGACGTGCTGGGTGCGATCGGCACGCTGTCGGCCAATTTCAATCTCGGCCTCGACCAACTGTCGGACTTCGGTACGCTGACGACTCTCGGCTACGGCCTCAACTGGACGCCAATCCCCGCGCTACGTCTGCTCGCGTCCTTCACCGACGAGGAACAGGCGCCGACGGCGCAGCAGATCGGCAATCCGGTGATCGAGACGCCAAATGTCCGCGTGTTCGATTTCGTCACCGGCCAGAACGCGCTCGTCACGCGGATCAGCGGTGGCAATCCGCTGATCGATGCCAACACGCGCCACGTGAAGAGCTTCAGCGGTACGCTGAAGCCGTGGAGTGAGAAGGACATCACCTTCACGGCCAATTACACATCGACGCGCATCGACGATCCGATCGCCTCCTTTCCCGGTCCTACGGCGGCGATCGAGGCGGCCTTCCCTCAGCGTTTCCTGCGCGGTACTCCGACAGCAGAGTTCCCCGCCGGGCAGCTGCTCCAGATCGATGCCCGCCCGATCAACTTCGCCGAAAGCAGCCGCTCGCAGCTACGCTGGGGCGTCAATTTCTCGCAGCCGCTCAAATCGAAGGTGCAAAAGGAACTGGAAGCGTTCCGCGCCGGCACCGGCCCCAATCCGTTCGCCGGCCTTGAGCGTCCCGGTGGTCGCCGCGGCGGCGATGGCGCAACCGGCGAAAGGCCCGCCGGCGGGGGGGACGGTGCGCGGCCGGCGGGCGGTGACCGTCCACCTGGCGAAGGCCGGCGCGGCGGCTTCGGTGGCGGTCGTGGCGGCGGGGGCGGCTTTGGTGGTGGCGGGCGAGGCGGCGGCGGTGGCCGGCTCAACTTCGCACTGTATCACACCTGGCATCTCACCGATCGGGTGACGGTCGCCGATGGCGGACCCAAGCTTGACCTGCTCAAGGGCGACACGCTCGGCGGCGGGGGCGGTCAATCGCGCCACGAGATCGAGGTGCAGGCGGGCTATAGCGATAACGGCCTCGGCGCGCGGCTGTCGGGCAATTGGATGAGCTCGACCGAGGTGAATGGCGGCACGCTCGCTGCGCCCGAATCGCTGAAGTTCGGCGGACTGGCGACGGTCAACCTGCGGCTGTTCGCCGATCTCGGCCAGCGGCTGGAATGGGTGAAGAAGGCACCCTGGCTGCGCGGCATGCGCGTGTCGCTGTCGGTCGACAACATCGCCAATACGCGGCAGCGCGTCACCGACGGCGATGGGGGCACGCCGATCGCCTATGCGCCGGACTATCTCGATCCGCTCGGCCGCACGGTCCGGCTGAGCGTGCGAAAATTGTTCTTCTGA
- a CDS encoding sigma-70 family RNA polymerase sigma factor has protein sequence MSALAHRSAFAVREPLVYGRAGPAPDVNALAATHLPLVRRIAWHVHGSMSNAVEVEDLIQIGLVALIEAVDSFEDRGQVTFEQYLATRVRGSMIDALRRSATMTRGAMQRRRAYAAAVKALTSETGRAPDDQQVADRLGVTLEKLRLDYAAAAPVRFEPIDEAYTDDKPWFASDTPDAFARLAESDLRGCLIEAIAALPEREAQVVQLYYVEELNLEEIGLVLGVGAARVCQIKASAHVRLKKALAQMV, from the coding sequence ATGAGCGCGCTCGCCCATCGCTCGGCCTTCGCGGTACGGGAGCCACTGGTCTATGGCCGCGCCGGACCGGCGCCCGACGTGAATGCCCTTGCCGCCACGCATCTGCCGCTGGTGCGGCGTATCGCCTGGCACGTGCATGGCAGCATGAGCAATGCGGTCGAGGTCGAGGATCTGATCCAGATCGGTCTCGTCGCGCTGATCGAGGCGGTCGATTCGTTCGAGGATCGCGGCCAGGTGACGTTCGAGCAATATCTCGCCACGCGCGTCCGCGGATCGATGATCGATGCGCTGCGCCGAAGCGCGACTATGACGCGCGGAGCGATGCAGCGACGCCGCGCTTACGCGGCTGCGGTAAAGGCGCTGACGAGCGAGACCGGTCGTGCGCCAGACGACCAGCAGGTGGCCGACAGGCTCGGTGTAACGCTGGAGAAATTGCGACTGGACTATGCAGCCGCAGCGCCGGTGCGGTTCGAACCGATCGACGAGGCCTATACCGACGACAAACCTTGGTTCGCCAGCGACACGCCGGATGCGTTCGCGCGACTGGCGGAAAGCGATCTGCGCGGGTGCCTGATCGAGGCGATCGCCGCGTTGCCGGAGCGGGAGGCGCAGGTGGTGCAATTATATTATGTCGAGGAATTGAACCTGGAGGAGATCGGGCTGGTGCTCGGCGTCGGCGCTGCGCGCGTGTGCCAGATCAAGGCGAGTGCACATGTGCGGTTGAAGAAGGCGCTGGCGCAGATGGTGTAG